The genomic interval tgttacacaataaatctatgttttgttcaaaaaatgtgcatattttagctataaatcagttttacattactgctcccatcatagctacagtctgaaatcgcacgggagtagccagagaaaatacagacaccaacgtcaactactaattacacatcataaaacatttcagaaaaatatatggtggatagctaatgaaagacaaagatcgtgtgaatagagccaatatttccgatttttgaagtgttttacagcgaaaacacattatatcgttatattagcttactacattagttagcacacggcagcattgattctagtcaaacggtagcatagcacagttcgacagatatatgaaaaagcatcccaaattgggtccttatctttgttgatcttccatcagaatgttgtaaaggggtccattgtccagtacagtctttgtttgggatccagaacgaactatttccctcttgaattagcaagcacactggccgtgcggcgctaacctctctttcttcaaacaattcttccaaagcatcacgtctaaagtcccgaataaatttcaataatataattaaactatattgaaaaaacatactttaggatgatattgtgacatgtatcaaataatatcgaagccagagatcatattcacctttaacgagcgttgtccaggagccgagtccaggttctacttcgtgcccagaaaaaaaaataaagtgtgcaggtctcactccaagatgttgtgttcagtccctggacgagatattcaagtcctttctgctcgcacttccgcatgacacccagaggaaggcgtatgacgtgtttctacagtcctaagtgacatgcccttttatagaaaagctcttaaagagagacctcgcatttggaaatctcaattccggataggaaatgggctgtaaaaatagttctgttccacttagagaaataattcaaacgtttttagaaactagagactgttttctatccaatagtagtaaatatatgcatattgtaagagcaaaaattgattaagaggacgtttgaaaatgtgcacatattttccagtttttcaataagaaatgcagccataagaagataatctgtctgtaaacaattgttggaaaaatgacttgtgtcatgcacaaagtagatgtcctaaccgacttgccaaaactatagtttgttaacaaggaatttgttaagtggttgaaaaacaagttttaagactccaacctaagtgtttgtaaacgtccgacttcaaacTGTATATTATATAGTAATATCGTTATTATGTTATGATACAATGGCCAAAAAGACACCTGGATTACTGTCTTGTAGATTGGTATTGATAATAACTAAAACATCACCAATAAAATATTGAAAGTCTCACATTCAAGCCTTTATAGCCTATTGTTACTTATATCTTGCAGTAATAACTGTACTCTAGCTCTGCTAATTTCCTTTTGGATACAGTATCACATTGCTTCCAGTAAGCTATGGAATTAAGGAAGTGCCCACGCAGGAAGTGAGCGCTCAATGAGCAAAATTAcatggaaaatacatattttagaaTTCATTTCCAGAATTTTGAATCAGGTTCATTTTAGGTTCTGAGTGTTATACGGACATTGAAAATAGGTATTTTACGGATGTTGAAAGACGTCCTTTTTTTGGTCATGGTTTCTATGGCCATCTTTAAATCATACATACATTTACTtacatctatactgaacaaaaaaataacgcaacatgtaaagtgttggtcccatgtttcatgaggtgaaataaaagataccagaaatatttcagatgcacaaaaaaaaaaattggtctCAAATTTGGTGcatacaaatttgtttacatccctgttagtgggcatttctcctttgctaagataatccatccacctgacaggtgtggaatatcacaaagttgattaaacagcatgatccttacacaggtgcaccttgtgctggggacaataaaaggcccctcttttgtcacacagcacaatgccacagatgtctcaagttttgagggagcgtgcaattggcatgctgactgcacgaatgtccaccagagatgttgccagagaatttaatgttaatttctctaccataagctgcctccaaagtcattttagtgaatttggcagtacatccaactggcctctaaaccgcagaccacgtgtaaccacgccagctcaggacctccacatccagttcaggacctccacattcttcacctgtgggatcgtctgagaccagccacccagacagctgatgaaactgaggagtatttctgtctgtaataaagcccttttgtgggggaaaacgtattctgattggctgggcctggctccccagtgggtgagcCTTGCTCCCAAGTGGGTGAAGTCAAGGCTagtccagaccaaatctgaaccaaataCAGATGTCTATAATTGGTTCAGTCCGGAAGTATGTGGACTTTGAAATCAAGGCCGGTCCGGACCAAAAAAATGACATTTGTGGACGTTAAAATCAAGGCCAGGGCCAAATTACCAAACGTCTATGTCTTTTCAACGTCCATGGACTTCTGTACTCACTGGGTGTATATCTTTGGTTTCACCATGCTCAACATGATGGTGGACGGCTGCGATTTACGATGTGTTTCCATGACCAAGTTTGATTTCATTCACTTCTGGGCGTCATCGATTCATATTCTATAGCTTGTGTTTAAACTTAACTTTGATCAACAAAAAGACGGGGAAAATGTCAGATGACAACAGCACACACGATCTCAACATGACCGCATGTGAAGGAATTAACCTTCGTTTTACGCACAGATTTTTACCTGCTGTGTTCATGCTGGTGTTTGTCGTCGGGACATTTGCAAACTTCTGTGGGTTAAAAACTGTTTGTACAAGCTGGAAGAAAATTGGGAGTATAAACATATTCATTCTCAACCTTGGAATAGCTGACTTGCTGTACTTATTTACCTTACCATTTTTGGTTGTCTATTACGCGCTAAACAGTAAATGGATATTTGGACAAACATTCTGCAAGATCACCAGATTCTGCTTCAATTTGAATCTCTATGGCAGCATTGGGTTCCTGACATGCATTAGTATCTATCGATACCTCGGTATTGTGCACCCAATGAAAGTGATGGGAAAAATCCACACTCTCCACTCCGTGGCAATAAGTTTTATTGTCTGGATTTTGGTTTTCATTCAGATACTTCCTGATATGTTCTTTGACAAGACAGCGCAAAATTCCTCATATTCGTGCTATGACTCAACAGCCGACGACTTTATCAAGGATTACCTTCCGTACAGTATTGGCTGGACCATAACCGGATTCGTTATACCATTACTGATCATTCTGGCATGCTATGGACATATAGTAGTGGTCCTTGCCACCAAAGCCAatgtcaatactttgttgaaacaaCGATGTCTAAAACTAGTCATCATCTTGACTGTGTTGTTCTCAATTTGCTTTATCCCTTACCATGTTTTGAGAAATCTAAATTTGAAAATAAGGATTTTGAAAATGGAAGGCACCTGCAAAGCAAGCTTCGATGATATTTATGTTGCTCATCAAATCAGCCGCGGTCTGGTTTGCATGAATAGCGCAATCAACCCGTTAATTTACTTAGTTGGAAATGATGATTTCATCATGCGTTTTCATAATCTCAGCAAACAAGCCAGGATGTCTCTTGTTCAATGGACTGGTGCTGTGATTTACCGCAATACACCAGAGGCAGATCCAGCAACAGAAGAATCTTAACCAGTAAACTTTGACCAGCTAGTTATTTAAAACCAAAACTTGACTGTCAGCTATTCTAGTATTTGATGTTGTCTACGCCATTATTGTACCAAAGGCCTGTAAGTATGTAAATATGCTATTCTTTACACTTTATGTATCATTCTCAGAGTATTTTATTGTGTAAACGTGAGATCCTTTTTGTGGTTGAATGCCTTTGTGTAAAGTGAAATAATGTGCCATTCATTTAGTCAGTGATATGTAGGGCTAACTACTGGTTTCCAGAACTATCTTAGATAGAAATGTGTAAATACCCGTGTGTAAAGTGAAATACTATTCCATTCATTTAGTCAGTGATGTGCAGGGCTAACTACTGGTTTCCAGAACTATCTTAGATAGAAATGTGTAAATACCCGTGTGTAAAGTGAAATACTGTTCCATTCATTTAGTCAGTGATATGCAGGGCTATGTCACTGAAATAAACAAACTCAATATGCATTTCAGATATTGCATAAGAATTACAGGCATTCCAGCAGCTTATTACACATAGCCTACTAGCTGAATTATTTATCTCTGTTGTCCATAAATAATAAAAAGGTATCAAGCTCAAAGGACTGTCCATCTACTCCTCCACAATTATTGTCTTCCCAGGGGAAACAGAAGATTTCAACTCATTCCCTTAAGGGGAACAATCCCTCAACACAAACATGCACTGGAAATGTATGTCCTATATGTTTATTAATGTCATATGACTGGTCAGTTGCTTTTCAGGTGCGGGTTACAGAACAGGGACTTGAGGCTTACTTTATTGAGAAGACTGAGCAAACATAgtgttacgtcccaaatggcaacctattccaaCCTATtcctccatagggctctggtcaaaagtagtgcactatatggggaatagggtgccctttgggacaaAAATTAAAACCTAATGGCAAATAGAGCAGTGAAAATACGATAACTTATTTTGGTCccctgtggctcagttggtagagcatggcgcttgcaacgccaaggttgtgggttcattccccacggggggaccaggatgaatatgtatgaactttccagtttgtaagtcgctctggataagagcgtctgctaaatgacttaaatgtaaatgtaaatgtagaacaACTACTAGTTTCCAGAGCTATCTTATATAAAATGTGTCTACTCTCTCTTAGCAGACACAGAAACATTTTCTCTCATCCTTACATAAAAGAGGGGGACTGTTTGACTGACTAGGATGATAGCAGTTTATACCATGGATAAATAACGTTCATGTAAGAACAGttgataaaaacaaaacaaaccacAAGTCTGCTAGCATTCGAGTACAAGGAGTGGATTGTCAGCACAAAACAAGTCTGTTTTTTAGGCTAATGTTGTCCACTTAGACTTATGAGCAGGAGTAATAGTGAATGACTGAATCCTCCAAGTCAAAGTTAGAGATTGATGATAAATAATGTAATTTAATTCACCCAGGCGTATTCAGAAGTCTCATTCTCCAGCAGCAAAAGCATGCAGTGATATTTCTCTCTGCTCTGTTACTTTCACAGGCCACTGAGAGAATTTCTGAGGACGCTGGGATTGACATTAGTGCAGGCCTAGTGGATGACTGTTTGTGTTATGAGAAAACGGTGCCAAAATAAGTATAATTTAATTTTAAGTCTGCAGCGCAATGACTTGCATCTACGACATTGATCATTTATAGCTAGGGAATGACCTCACCAGGCACTCCGCTAAGGTCAGCAGTATAAGAAAACCGCCAACCTACGATTTgctattaaatcaaatcaaagtttattggttgtgTACTCAGTTGTGTACtcagtttagcaggtgttatagtGGGTGCAGGAAAGTGGTTATG from Salvelinus fontinalis isolate EN_2023a chromosome 18, ASM2944872v1, whole genome shotgun sequence carries:
- the LOC129815998 gene encoding P2Y purinoceptor 1-like, with the protein product MSDDNSTHDLNMTACEGINLRFTHRFLPAVFMLVFVVGTFANFCGLKTVCTSWKKIGSINIFILNLGIADLLYLFTLPFLVVYYALNSKWIFGQTFCKITRFCFNLNLYGSIGFLTCISIYRYLGIVHPMKVMGKIHTLHSVAISFIVWILVFIQILPDMFFDKTAQNSSYSCYDSTADDFIKDYLPYSIGWTITGFVIPLLIILACYGHIVVVLATKANVNTLLKQRCLKLVIILTVLFSICFIPYHVLRNLNLKIRILKMEGTCKASFDDIYVAHQISRGLVCMNSAINPLIYLVGNDDFIMRFHNLSKQARMSLVQWTGAVIYRNTPEADPATEES